In the genome of Spirochaetia bacterium, one region contains:
- a CDS encoding ABC transporter substrate-binding protein: MRKTFTVIAAGLLLLSSCLWANGQSETPSDGVYFLNFKSEITKVYENQVIPAFEKETGIDLKVVTAGSGTYAQTLKSEMAKSVPPTVFQTNGPVGLATDKDNAMDLKDTDFYKLLADKSMALTADGKIAAVPYAVEGYGIIYNDKIMRAYFALPDKKTAVSSVDQINNFVTLKAVVEDMTAHKAELGIKGVFASTSMAAGTQWRWQTHLVNIPLYYEFAEKKGYDDPVLAGLASPTITFKYGPQMKQIFDLYINNSCTPASLLGSKSVDDSMAEFALGQCAMVQNGNWAASQILGVDGNTVANDDIRFMPIYMGIPGEEKRGLCIGTENYLCINSHVSAQAQKNSDKFLSWLFSSKTGKQLCIGSLGFITPFNSFSKDELPADPLGKEIVNWMNKPGLTSVPWAFQAIPSENWKNDFGAALLSYAQGQASWDQVMKTAVNDWASEYKLTHTN, encoded by the coding sequence ATGAGAAAAACATTTACTGTCATTGCTGCCGGACTGTTGCTGCTGTCAAGTTGCCTGTGGGCGAACGGACAGTCGGAGACACCCTCTGACGGAGTCTATTTCTTGAATTTTAAATCAGAAATAACGAAGGTCTATGAAAATCAGGTTATTCCTGCTTTTGAAAAGGAAACCGGTATCGACTTGAAAGTCGTAACTGCTGGTTCAGGTACCTATGCTCAGACTCTGAAGAGTGAAATGGCAAAGAGTGTCCCTCCGACTGTTTTTCAGACGAACGGTCCTGTAGGACTTGCAACGGACAAAGACAATGCAATGGATCTCAAGGACACTGATTTCTATAAATTGCTAGCAGACAAGTCGATGGCTCTGACTGCCGATGGCAAGATTGCCGCAGTACCCTATGCAGTGGAAGGCTATGGCATCATTTATAATGATAAGATCATGAGGGCATATTTTGCCTTGCCTGACAAAAAAACGGCTGTTTCAAGTGTCGATCAGATCAACAATTTTGTTACTTTGAAAGCTGTAGTCGAGGATATGACCGCCCATAAAGCTGAACTTGGCATAAAGGGTGTCTTTGCTTCTACTTCAATGGCAGCAGGTACCCAATGGAGATGGCAGACCCATTTGGTCAATATCCCGCTTTACTATGAATTTGCCGAGAAGAAGGGATATGACGATCCTGTGCTTGCCGGACTTGCTTCTCCGACCATTACCTTCAAATATGGGCCGCAGATGAAGCAGATCTTTGATCTGTATATCAATAACAGTTGCACTCCTGCCAGTTTGCTTGGCTCAAAGTCCGTGGATGATTCCATGGCTGAATTTGCTCTCGGGCAATGTGCCATGGTACAGAACGGCAACTGGGCAGCCAGCCAGATCCTTGGTGTTGATGGGAACACCGTTGCAAATGATGATATCAGGTTCATGCCTATATACATGGGAATTCCAGGAGAAGAAAAACGTGGCCTGTGCATCGGAACGGAGAACTATCTGTGCATCAACAGCCATGTCTCTGCCCAGGCTCAGAAGAATTCGGACAAATTCCTGAGTTGGCTGTTCTCCTCCAAGACCGGCAAGCAGCTTTGCATCGGTTCCTTGGGCTTCATTACACCGTTCAACTCATTCTCAAAGGATGAACTTCCGGCAGATCCCCTTGGCAAGGAAATCGTCAACTGGATGAACAAACCTGGTCTTACTTCAGTTCCATGGGCTTTCCAGGCTATTCCGAGTGAGAACTGGAAAAATGATTTTGGAGCAGCCTTGCTCAGTTATGCACAGGGACAGGCTTCATGGGATCAGGTCATGAAAACGGCTGTCAATGATTGGGCAAGTGAATACAAGCTTACCCATACCAACTGA
- a CDS encoding PHP domain-containing protein has product MAYRYETHLHTNVASACAISAPEEYIQPYLDAGFAGIIVTDHFFNGNSSIDKTLPWKARVEAFCSSYEKTKEAGSKLGLDVFFGWEHCFGNDEYLVYGLDKAWLENHPQIMGFSHEQLFSEVQAAGGAMVQAHPFRTRDYISSIELYPYAVHGVEVANAGNMEENDRRAFRYAQTYHLPMTAGTDIHDVRGKSNFYGVVSDRRWKSIKDYVQALRQGKQLGLLTDRMDLEGPVDSILSLPVNLHA; this is encoded by the coding sequence ATGGCCTACCGTTACGAAACGCATCTGCATACGAATGTTGCCAGCGCCTGTGCAATATCTGCACCGGAAGAGTATATCCAGCCTTACCTTGATGCAGGATTTGCAGGTATCATTGTCACCGATCACTTCTTCAATGGAAACTCATCAATAGACAAGACGTTGCCATGGAAAGCGCGTGTCGAAGCATTCTGCAGCAGTTATGAAAAGACAAAGGAAGCCGGTTCAAAACTTGGACTTGACGTCTTTTTCGGCTGGGAACATTGTTTTGGCAATGATGAGTACCTGGTCTATGGCTTGGACAAGGCATGGTTGGAAAACCATCCGCAGATCATGGGCTTTTCACATGAGCAATTGTTTTCAGAAGTCCAGGCAGCAGGAGGAGCCATGGTACAGGCCCATCCCTTCAGGACACGGGACTATATAAGTTCAATTGAACTTTACCCTTATGCCGTACATGGGGTGGAAGTGGCCAATGCTGGAAATATGGAAGAAAACGACAGACGGGCATTCAGGTATGCACAGACCTATCATCTTCCTATGACCGCAGGTACTGACATCCATGATGTAAGGGGAAAATCAAATTTTTACGGGGTTGTCTCCGACAGACGCTGGAAAAGTATCAAGGACTATGTACAGGCCCTTCGGCAAGGAAAACAATTGGGCTTGCTCACTGACCGCATGGATCTTGAAGGTCCTGTCGACTCCATCCTTTCCTTACCTGTCAACCTACATGCTTAG
- a CDS encoding LacI family transcriptional regulator: MNQNKKRITINDIAQECGVSKTSVSFAFNDPGRLSVQTRENILKTAERLGYFPDPLARNLSLRKHNSIGFLLPQDIGSTLGNPYISLVIQGIATVCQQKGHTLTIIPPFHSSALDAVKLAAVDGLIALGMDVDPGVTDFLNKRKVPFVTIDGKAAPNLPSVNIDDRLAAFQIMKEVLDKGHRRLAIVSLTEDLFTAADAENPLTAPYLRRQGYEEALKQYGLDLATPDVSVLVCECTFQDGRDLVSKLLGLRQKITAVIAMSDIVALGILYGLKEQGIQVPSQLSVVGFDDIPEAALSYPKLTTVSQPGIEKGKLAAMMLFDYLEGKSSEIKQAYIPFELAMRESLGPVAIQSR, translated from the coding sequence ATGAACCAAAACAAAAAAAGAATTACCATCAACGATATTGCGCAGGAATGTGGCGTATCAAAGACTTCTGTTTCCTTTGCTTTCAACGATCCGGGCAGACTCAGTGTCCAGACGCGGGAAAATATATTGAAAACGGCTGAGCGCCTAGGATATTTTCCCGATCCCTTGGCTCGTAACCTCTCTCTTCGCAAACACAATTCAATTGGATTTCTCCTCCCTCAGGATATAGGTTCGACATTAGGGAACCCTTATATTTCCCTTGTAATCCAAGGAATAGCTACAGTCTGCCAACAAAAGGGACATACCCTTACCATTATTCCTCCTTTTCATTCCAGTGCATTGGATGCTGTAAAACTGGCTGCCGTTGATGGACTCATCGCCCTTGGCATGGATGTTGACCCTGGAGTCACCGATTTCCTGAACAAAAGGAAAGTACCTTTCGTAACGATTGATGGCAAAGCTGCGCCGAACCTTCCTTCGGTCAATATCGATGACAGGCTTGCAGCTTTTCAAATCATGAAAGAAGTCCTGGACAAGGGACACAGACGACTTGCCATCGTCAGTCTCACCGAAGACCTGTTTACGGCCGCTGATGCAGAAAATCCTTTGACTGCTCCCTACCTCAGAAGACAGGGATATGAAGAAGCTTTGAAGCAATATGGCCTGGACCTTGCTACCCCTGACGTTTCCGTCCTTGTCTGTGAATGCACCTTCCAGGACGGAAGGGACCTTGTCAGCAAACTGCTTGGACTAAGACAGAAGATTACCGCAGTCATTGCAATGAGTGACATCGTTGCCCTGGGCATACTCTATGGTCTGAAGGAACAGGGCATCCAAGTCCCATCCCAGCTTTCCGTCGTCGGATTTGATGATATTCCTGAGGCTGCACTGAGTTATCCGAAGCTTACCACAGTCAGCCAGCCGGGTATTGAAAAGGGAAAACTCGCCGCTATGATGCTGTTCGATTACCTTGAAGGAAAATCGAGTGAAATAAAGCAGGCCTATATACCCTTCGAACTGGCTATGAGGGAATCCCTAGGACCGGTGGCAATCCAGAGCCGCTGA
- the feoB gene encoding ferrous iron transport protein B yields MEIKIALAGNPNCGKTTLFNDLTGSTQYIGNWPGVTVEKKDGRLRNHKDVIIQDLPGIYSLSPYSLEEVVTRRYLVNEKPDAIINIIDGTNIERNLYLTTQLLELGIPMVIALNMVDLVRKNGDKIDLAKLGETLGCEIIEMSALKGEGSLKAAEKAIEIAKTRQIKERPHVFTGSVEHAIAHIEESISPFVDKKNIRWYAIKVFEKDEKVLESLHLDPKLMAHLSTHITDCEKEMDDDAESIITNQRYAYIQKIVSMTIRKKRPAGNLSVSDKIDRIVTNRILALPIFAAVMWFVYYISVTTLGGFLTDWVNDTLFGGIITNGVSTFLENAGAASWLESLLVDGIIGGVGTVLGFVPQMLLIFFFLAILEDSGYMARIAFIMDRIFRRFGLSGKSFIPILIGTGCGVPAIMAARTIENEKDRRMTIMLCTFIPCSAKTVIIGMITAVFFPHSVWIAPSMYFLSIAVIVLSGIALKKTKAFSGDPAPFVMELPAYHMPALKGVLIHMWERSRAFIIKAGTIIFTACVVIWALSTFSWTFQMVDIESSMLAAIGHAFAWLFAPLGFGTWKGAVAVISAEMAKEQAIGTLAVLNKIAADASDAAVMQGIAGMFTTMGAFSFMIINLFDPPCIVAIATIIREMGNKAWSTFAILYQVILGYALAFVCYQLGSWLFFGASFGIGPAIALALIIWAIWLVGRPSYEKRHHDSAARIALDAGKA; encoded by the coding sequence ATGGAAATTAAAATTGCACTTGCCGGAAATCCTAATTGCGGCAAGACTACATTGTTCAATGATTTGACGGGTAGCACCCAGTATATCGGTAACTGGCCGGGTGTAACCGTAGAGAAAAAAGACGGCAGGTTAAGGAATCATAAGGATGTGATCATCCAGGATTTGCCCGGGATTTATTCCCTGTCACCCTATTCATTGGAAGAAGTGGTGACGAGAAGGTATCTGGTCAATGAAAAGCCTGATGCAATCATCAACATAATTGATGGGACGAACATCGAGCGTAACCTGTACCTGACGACCCAGTTGCTTGAATTGGGAATTCCTATGGTAATCGCCTTGAATATGGTCGATCTTGTCCGAAAGAACGGAGACAAGATAGATTTGGCAAAATTAGGAGAAACCTTAGGTTGTGAAATTATCGAAATGAGTGCATTGAAGGGCGAGGGTAGCCTCAAGGCTGCTGAAAAGGCGATTGAAATTGCCAAGACCCGCCAGATCAAGGAAAGGCCCCATGTATTTACTGGAAGCGTCGAACATGCAATCGCACATATCGAAGAATCAATTTCTCCTTTTGTAGATAAGAAGAATATCCGTTGGTATGCAATCAAGGTATTTGAGAAAGACGAAAAAGTCCTTGAAAGCCTGCATTTGGACCCGAAGCTTATGGCTCATCTGTCGACTCATATCACCGATTGTGAAAAAGAAATGGATGACGATGCCGAAAGCATCATTACCAACCAGAGATATGCCTATATCCAAAAAATTGTTTCAATGACAATCCGTAAGAAACGACCTGCAGGTAATCTTTCGGTTTCAGACAAGATTGACCGTATAGTGACAAACAGGATACTGGCTCTTCCTATTTTCGCTGCTGTCATGTGGTTCGTATATTATATTTCCGTTACTACCTTGGGTGGATTCCTTACTGACTGGGTCAATGATACTCTTTTCGGTGGTATTATTACCAATGGAGTATCCACTTTCCTGGAAAATGCAGGAGCTGCTTCTTGGCTTGAAAGCCTTTTGGTGGACGGTATCATCGGAGGTGTCGGTACAGTCCTTGGATTTGTTCCGCAGATGCTGCTGATTTTCTTCTTCCTTGCAATCCTTGAAGATTCTGGCTACATGGCAAGGATTGCATTCATCATGGACAGGATTTTCAGACGGTTTGGACTCTCTGGCAAATCGTTCATTCCTATCCTTATCGGTACAGGTTGTGGAGTTCCTGCCATCATGGCGGCCCGGACGATTGAGAATGAGAAAGACCGACGCATGACCATCATGCTGTGTACATTCATTCCCTGTTCTGCCAAGACTGTCATCATCGGTATGATTACGGCAGTTTTCTTCCCGCATTCAGTATGGATTGCTCCGTCTATGTATTTCTTGAGCATTGCTGTCATAGTCCTTTCCGGTATTGCCTTGAAGAAGACCAAGGCATTCAGCGGAGATCCGGCACCATTCGTCATGGAACTTCCAGCATACCATATGCCGGCATTGAAAGGAGTGCTGATACATATGTGGGAAAGATCCCGTGCGTTCATCATCAAGGCCGGTACGATAATCTTTACGGCTTGTGTAGTCATTTGGGCGCTGTCCACGTTCAGTTGGACATTCCAGATGGTTGATATCGAAAGCAGTATGCTTGCTGCAATCGGACATGCTTTTGCCTGGCTGTTTGCTCCATTAGGCTTTGGTACATGGAAAGGTGCCGTTGCTGTCATCTCGGCAGAAATGGCAAAGGAACAGGCAATCGGTACATTGGCCGTCCTGAATAAGATTGCAGCTGATGCCTCAGATGCTGCTGTTATGCAGGGTATTGCTGGAATGTTTACCACAATGGGTGCCTTCTCATTTATGATCATAAATCTTTTTGATCCACCTTGCATCGTAGCAATAGCAACGATCATCAGGGAAATGGGCAACAAGGCGTGGAGTACATTTGCAATCCTATACCAAGTGATTCTTGGTTATGCGCTTGCATTCGTTTGCTACCAGCTCGGCAGTTGGCTGTTCTTTGGTGCTTCGTTTGGCATAGGGCCGGCAATTGCTCTGGCCTTGATTATATGGGCCATATGGCTGGTCGGAAGACCTTCATATGAGAAGCGGCATCATGATAGTGCAGCGCGCATAGCCTTGGATGCCGGGAAAGCCTAA